A genomic window from Silene latifolia isolate original U9 population chromosome Y, ASM4854445v1, whole genome shotgun sequence includes:
- the LOC141633731 gene encoding zinc-finger homeodomain protein 2-like, with protein sequence MMEFEDGDRDEEEEEHDDNDNNNEPEPEPETMTLLTPPTYHTHHHHPNNNNQHSVVVPRYRECLKNHAVNIGGHAVDGCGEFMPAGPDGTFDALKCAACNCHRNFHRKEHVPAADNHRQLTLYHPPPPPVYQFYRPATVPAPAATQTTRTTPGFLAVAGGRQLALPVGATAEEQVTGGMMAMTMTTTTSSSGKKRHRTKFSQEQKDKMLALAETLGWKIQKCDESVVQQFCDETGVKRHVLKVWMHNNKHTLGKKPPC encoded by the coding sequence ATGATGGAATTCGAAGACGGAGACCGAGACGAAGAGGAAGAAGAACACGAtgataacgataacaataatgaACCCGAACCCGAACCCGAAACAATGACCTTATTAACCCCACCCACTTAccacacccaccaccaccaccccaacaacaacaaccaacactcCGTTGTTGTTCCCCGTTACCGAGAGTGTCTCAAAAACCACGCCGTCAACATCGGCGGCCACGCCGTCGACGGTTGCGGCGAGTTCATGCCAGCTGGACCTGACGGTACCTTCGACGCGCTAAAATGCGCCGCCTGTAACTGCCACCGTAATTTCCACCGTAAGGAACACGTTCCCGCCGCAGACAACCACCGCCAGCTCACCCTCTACCACCCTCCTCCGCCCCCCGTGTACCAATTTTACCGCCCCGCCACCGTACCTGCACCCGCCGCCACACAGACCACCCGCACAACGCCGGGATTTCTTGCGGTGGCGGGAGGGAGGCAATTGGCGCTGCCGGTGGGGGCGACGGCGGAGGAGCAGGTGACGGGGGGAATGATGGCGATGACAATGACTACTACGACCTCTTCGTCCGGGAAGAAAAGGCATCGAACCAAGTTTAGTCAAGAACAAAAGGATAAGATGTTAGCATTAGCGGAGACGTTAGGGTGGAAGATTCAGAAATGTGATGAAAGTGTTGTTCAACAATTCTGTGATGAAACTGGTGTTAAGCGTCATGTTCTTAAGGTTTGGATGCATAATAATAAACATACCCTTGGTAAGAAACCACCTTGTTGA